In uncultured Desulfuromonas sp., the genomic stretch ACAGCTTGGCATCACCAGCTTGACGCAGCACGGTACAACGCAACTTCTCAACGTGCCGGTGCTGGGTTACGGTTATTGCGGTGTGGTCATCAGCGGCCAACATCACGGTCACCCCGTGGCCATTAAGCTGCGTCGCCTTGATTGCCGCCAGACGGATCTGCGTGATGAAGCACGCCTGCTGCAGCAAGCCAACAGTGTGGGGATCGGTCCGCGTCTCCATGCGCACAGTGATGATATTCTGGTCATGGAGCAGCTCAGTGGTGTTCCTTTAGCGACCTGGCTGAACGTCTCCCGCTCCGGTGAGGAACTGAGGAACCTGTTGGGACAGATGGTGCAGCAGGGATATGTTCTCGACTGTCTGGGCCTCGACCACGGTGCGTTACGTTATCCCGGCGAACATGTGTTGATTGACAACGGCCGGATCACCCTGATCGATTTCAGCCATGCCAGCGACCAGCGGCGGCCCAACAATGTCACGTCATTGGTGCAGGGATTGCTGTGGGGCACGCGGTTGGCCGAGATGTTTCAATTGGGTCTGGATCTGCCCAGTCAGGAAGAGTTGCGGCCGCTATTGCGCGCCTATAAACAGCAGCCCGAACAGGGGCCCTTTGTGGCGTTGTGTCAAAAACTGGGGATTGCCGCTGACGGGTCCGCGGCTGTCGGGGGCAGTGCTGTAACAGGAAAGCAGTTGTCAAACTCTGTCCATCTGTGAGAAAAAGGGCAAATGCACAATTTATAAGTCATGATAAATACGCATGAAATGGTATTTATCGCGTCCTGGTAATGACAGGATGCGGATAACTTTTCCGGGAGGACACAATGAAAAAACTGGCAATTCTTCTGCTGGCCCTGCTGCTTTTGGCCAGCCCGGCTATTGCTGCAGACACCATCAAACTCGGCGCGTTCTTTGACCTGTCCGGTCGCGCCGCGTTCATCGGCACCCCCACCAAACTGGTGGCGGAGATGGTTGTCGATAAGATCAACAGCGAAGGCGGCATCAACGGCAAACAGTTGGAACTGGTGATCGGTGACACCGAAGCCAATCCGGCCAAGGCCGCATCTCTGGCCAAGAAATTCATCTACAAAGACAATGTGGTCGCCATTATCGGCCCGACCATGACCGATACCGGTATGACCGTTAAAGCCATGGCCGGCAAAGGCAAAACCCCGATCTTCATGACTGTCGGTGGTGATCCGGTGATCATGGGTGGCAAGTTCGGCCCGTTTGACTGGGTATTTAAATCTCCCCAGCGTTCCAGCATTGCCGTTCAGCGGTTGTTTGACTATTTGCGCGCCAAGGGGCTGACCAAGATCGCCCTGCTGTCCGCTGCTGACGGTTTTGGCAAGGACGGTGCCCGCTGGATCAAAAAGCTGGCTCCTGAGTACGGCATTGAGATCCTCGCCGAGGAGTCGTTTGGTACCCGCGACACCGATATGACCGCGCAACTGACCAACGCCAAAAACGCCAACCCTCAAGCCATCGTCACCTGGACCATTGGCCCGGCGGGATCAATTGTCGCCAAAAACAAGGCGCAACTGGGCATTGATTTGCCGCTGTTCCAGTGCCACGGCCTGCCCGATCCTAAATACATCGAACTGGCCGGCAGTGCCAGCGAGGGCGACCGCATGCCGTCCACCAAGTTGCTGGTGGCCGATGCCCTGCCGGACAGCGACCCGCAAAAAGCAGTCATTCAGGAGTTTATCCGTCTGTATAAGGAAAAGGGGTATGACAAGCAGTTCCCGATTAACACCCATTCCGGCTACGCCTGGGACGCGATTATGATTGTGGCCAACGCCATGAAACAGGTGGGTACCGATAAGGCGGCTCTGCGTGAGGCGATTGAAAACACCAAAGGCTATGTCGGTGTGTCGGGAATTTATAACCTGACTGCCGAAGACCACAACGGTCTCGATACCAGTTCCATGGTGATTGTTCAGGTCAAAGACGGCCAGTTTGTCATGGCCGAGTAAACTGGGTCCATAACGAACTCAAAAGCCCCGGTGTCGTAGGAGACCGGGGCTTTTTCTTATTAACGTGAATAGCGGTCGAACGCCGTCACCGGAAATTCGGCTGAACGCGACCGGTTTACCTTCCGTTTAACGGGCTTGGGCCAAGGCCCTGGCCACGGCCAGTTGCAGACCGTCAGAGGCCAGAGTGGCCTTGGTAACGCCGTCCACGTCAAGGGACTGCGTGGCGACGATGGCGGCGGGGATCTCATCTTTGGCCTGATTGACCAGCGGGCCGTATTTTTTGTGACCAACGCTCTGTTCGTATTCAACCACCTTGATGTTGTCGATGGTGCTCGCGGAAACCGTCACCTCCACCTTGATCACCCCGGAATGCTTTTTATCCTTACGACCGAACGCGGTTCCCGTGTAGGTACCAGGCGTATAAGAGGCCGTCGCTTTGGCCAGCGCTCTGGCCACGGCCAGCTGCAGGCCATTAGAGGCCAGAGTGGCCTTGGTAACGCCGTCCACGTCAAGGGATTGCTTGGCAACGATGGCGGCGGGAATCTCGTCTTTGACCTGATTGACCAGCGGACCGTATTTTTTGTGATCGACGCTCTGTTCGTATTCAACCACCTTGATGTTGTCAATGGTGCTCGCGGAAACCGTGACTTCTACCTTGATCACCCCGGAATGCTTTTTGTCTTTACGCCCGAGCGCCGTTCCCGTGTAGGTGCCCGGATTGTAAGCGGCATACACGGATGTGCACAGGAACAATATTGCCAGGGTTGCGACCAACAGAGATACGCACTTTTTCATATTTCTCTCCTTCAGTAAGTGTTCATTCTCCCAAATTCATGACCTTGCCGCCTGCTCTCGAAGGGGACGTTTTTTCGCACAGCATTCAGCGAGCTCTCACAATATATGAAAATAATTTTAAATTTCGTGACCAGAGCGGCATAAAACGTCAAATGATAAAAAAACGACCATGGCTTTTGAAGATGATGGCAATCACAAAGAGAGCTCCGTATCCATGCTAATGTGCACGGGCGCATAGGTTCAGCGCCATGTTGACGAAGTAGCGACAAGCTCTTGGGAGTAAGGGAAACAGGGATGCGATCCGGGTCGAAAAACAACGAACACACCGCCGCTGCGGAGTCTTGTCTGTGGCGGATGGACGATGCCGCCGGGCAAGGCCATATCCGGCGGATGTCGTTGGATGAGGGGTTTTCCCTTACACGCAGCTACTGCCACGCCTGCCGAGAAATGCGCTTTTACCACCGCGAACCGGGAATCATGGCCACGTTTATCTTCATGCTGCACGGCAGCCTGCGCCTGCGCCACGACAACGGCGGTCGTAAACGGGAGCTGCGCCAGGGGGATGTGTGCGCGTTTCTCGCCAAGGACAATCTGATGCAGCGCGAGACACCGGCGCATCAGAAGATGGAAGCCCTGGTGGTCAAAATCGATCGCGACCGGCTGGCCGCGGTCTGCGATGACCTTGACATGGCTTTTCCCACCGAACTGGCGAGTTCCGCGGTGACTCAGCACCGCTTCTCGACGGGCACATCACTTCTTCTTGAACGGTTGCGCCATGGGTTTTCCGCCAATCGCACCGGTCGTCTGCTCGCCCAGGCGCGCACCATTGAATTGCTGGCCGACCTGATTGGTGACGACCCCGTCCTCGCTGACGCGGATCGCCGCCGTATGCGCGACCTGGCGCACTATTTGTGCCGCCACCTCGACCGCGATTTTCAGTTGCGGGAGTTGGCGACCATGAGCGGGGTCAACCGCACCAAACTCAACCGCCTGTTTCGCCGGGAGCACGGCACCACGGTTTTTGAGTTTTTGCGCCGGGAAAAATTGCGCCGCGCCGAGGACTATCTCGCGCGCACGGATATGAGCATCACGGAAATCGCCTACGCCACCGGATTCAGCTCCTCCAGCCATTTCAGTCATGTTTTCCACAATGCCACGGGCTGTTCCCCCCGTGACTATCGTCGTCAACTCACCAGGTGACAATTCGCTCCGTCAGCCGTTGCAGATCGCAAAGCTGATGGGAGACAAACAGGGCCGCCGTGTTGTTACGACGCAGTTCCGCGCCCACCAGGGTCAGCACATGGTCGCGCAATGCGTCATCCAGGGAGCTGAACGGTTCATCGAGCAACAGCAGGTCGGCCTGAAAGGCCAGGGCGCGGGCCAGTCCGACACGCTGCGCCATGCCGCCGGACAACTGCGAAGGACGCTTGTTACGGCACCCCTCCAGGCGGAGCCGTTCCAGATAATAGCGGGCGCGCTCCCGGGCCGGGTTGCGCCCCAGGGTTTTGAACAGGGGCAGAGCCACGTTGTCCTCGGCGCTGAGCCACGGCAGCAGACGCGTGTCCTGAAACACGTAGGCGATCCGTCGCGCGCGGTGGCGCACGCATCCGCCGTAATCGGATTCCAACCCGGCAATAATCCGCAACAGCGTGGTTTTTCCGTTGCCGCTGGCCGCGCTGATGCCGACAATCTCTCCCGCGTTCAAGCGCAGATCAACGTCGGCGAAAATGCGCTGCGCGCCGAAGCACATCTCCAGACCGCAAATGCTCAGCAAGGCATCATCCATGGACGCACCTCGCCAGCAGGCGGGTCACCAGCATCTCGCCGCTCCAGACGAACAGCAGGCTGATCAGCACGGTGCCGTACAACATCGGCATATCCAGCCGCGCCTTGGCCAGGCTGAGCAGATAGCCGAGCCCTTCTCCCGCACCGAGCACCTCGGCGAGAATGATTAAACGCATGCAGTTGCCGATGACAAGGGTCAGCGAAGACGCCAGGGCGGCACCGATCAGCGGGGTATAAAGGTAGCGGATGCGCAGCATCAGAGGGAGACGGTACACCGTAACCACGTCGAGTAGGGCGCGGTCGCCGCGACGCAGGCTTTCGGCAATATTGAGGTAGACGACCGGCAGGATAAACACGCTGCCGATGAAGATCGCCATGCGGCTGCCGAGTCCGAACCACAACATGGCGAGAACCGCCACGACGATACCGGGAATCCCGGTGAGGACACGGCGAAACGGTTCAAGAAACGCCATGATCCGCGCACTGCTGCCGGCGATGAGGCCGAGAATGAAGCCGCCCAGGCTGCCAAGGACCAAGGCACAACTCACCCGCGTCAGGGTGACGGCGAGATGAACGGTGAGAAAATGAGCATCGCCGAGCAGGCGCAGAGCCGTGGTGATCGCGGTCCACGGCGAAGCCATGGTCAGCGGCGGCATCATTCGCGCCAGCAGCCACCACAGAGCCAGCAGGGCCAGGGTGCCAAGCAGGTTATAACGCTTCATCGGACGCCTCTTCCACCAGGTCGAGAAAACGGCACAGCGGCGCTTTGATTTCCGCCGCGGGCAGGATACGTAACGGTGTCGTGGCTAAAAAACGCTCTACCTCCGATTGCGACAGCGACGGAAAATAATGGCAAAACAGCGCCGCGCACTGGCGCGGCCGGTTGCGGCAGCGTTCGACATAGGCGGGATAGAGGCGTTGGAACAGTTCGCTCACCGCCTTTGGCAGGTCCCGCGCCACGATATGGCTCAGCAGCAGGGGCGGCCCCTGCGGGTTGCGCTGGTGCCAGAGGCGATTGAGGTCCAGGGCGTAATGCAGCGGCCGGCCACGGTTCTGGGCGTGCGAAAGGTTCACCATCATCGCGGCCAACGGCTCCGCGATCATGACGAAATCGGCGTCACCGGTCATGACCAGTTGCGCCGAGCTGACGGCCCCGCCGCCGGACACCAGCCGCACATCGGCCATGTTCACCGGGCTGTTGCGCAGCAGCAGGCGCAGGGTCAACTCCGGCATATCGCCGCGAAAAGGCAGGGCCAGCCGTTTGCCGCGCAGCTCTTCCAGGCGGATGTCACCGGCACTGCCCAGCAGCCAGAGCGGGGTACCCGCCACGCTGAACAGCAGATTGAGGTCGGGCAGGGCCTTGCGCAGGCGCGTGTATTCCAGGGCGCTGATCACGAGAATATCGGCTTGGCCCGAAAGCAGCATGGCTCGATACTGATCCGGTGAACGCCAGGGGATAAAGTGTGTTTCGTAGCCGAGGCGAGCAAACACATCCTCCTGGGCCATGAGCATCAGCGCACCGCTTTCGAACAGCGGTGCACCGAGCAGGTTGAGGCGCCGTGCCGCGCCGCACGGCGTTATCCACAGCAAAACGATCACCAGAACCGCTGCCGCACGGACGCTCATGGCCGCACCCCGACTACCAGATCGCTGTTGCCGCCCAGGCTGTTGTCGTTGTGCAAGGCGTCAATGCGAAACCCGGCGCGTTGCATGGCCTGTTCCTGCGCGCCCCGCTCCAGGGAAACGTCGGACCCGCGCAGGGCCACGCCGATACGGCTGATGACCACGTCCGCGGGCGCGGTGCGTTCGTTGTACAGACCCTCATGCACACACAGCAGGACGCCGCCGGGGCGCATGGCCGCGAACAGCTTTGCCATCAGGCGTTGCAGATCCTCCGCGTAATAGAGCGAGCGCGCGGCGATCACCAGGTCATAGTCGCCGCCGAGATCATCCCGGTTGTAGTTGCCCGCGGTAAAGGTTATCGTGCCATCCGCGGTGTGATGGGCGGCGTAATCACGGGTTTTTTCCATGACCGCGGGCAGGTCGAGCAGGGTCAGCGCCACATGGGGATACACGTCCTTGACGGAC encodes the following:
- a CDS encoding RIO1 family regulatory kinase/ATPase, translating into MLPNSSFFPHPGYRTLLGYPVGEEAIIAQRFACLKQLGITSLTQHGTTQLLNVPVLGYGYCGVVISGQHHGHPVAIKLRRLDCRQTDLRDEARLLQQANSVGIGPRLHAHSDDILVMEQLSGVPLATWLNVSRSGEELRNLLGQMVQQGYVLDCLGLDHGALRYPGEHVLIDNGRITLIDFSHASDQRRPNNVTSLVQGLLWGTRLAEMFQLGLDLPSQEELRPLLRAYKQQPEQGPFVALCQKLGIAADGSAAVGGSAVTGKQLSNSVHL
- a CDS encoding ABC transporter substrate-binding protein, which translates into the protein MKKLAILLLALLLLASPAIAADTIKLGAFFDLSGRAAFIGTPTKLVAEMVVDKINSEGGINGKQLELVIGDTEANPAKAASLAKKFIYKDNVVAIIGPTMTDTGMTVKAMAGKGKTPIFMTVGGDPVIMGGKFGPFDWVFKSPQRSSIAVQRLFDYLRAKGLTKIALLSAADGFGKDGARWIKKLAPEYGIEILAEESFGTRDTDMTAQLTNAKNANPQAIVTWTIGPAGSIVAKNKAQLGIDLPLFQCHGLPDPKYIELAGSASEGDRMPSTKLLVADALPDSDPQKAVIQEFIRLYKEKGYDKQFPINTHSGYAWDAIMIVANAMKQVGTDKAALREAIENTKGYVGVSGIYNLTAEDHNGLDTSSMVIVQVKDGQFVMAE
- a CDS encoding FMN-binding protein, which encodes MKKCVSLLVATLAILFLCTSVYAAYNPGTYTGTALGRKDKKHSGVIKVEVTVSASTIDNIKVVEYEQSVDHKKYGPLVNQVKDEIPAAIVAKQSLDVDGVTKATLASNGLQLAVARALAKATASYTPGTYTGTAFGRKDKKHSGVIKVEVTVSASTIDNIKVVEYEQSVGHKKYGPLVNQAKDEIPAAIVATQSLDVDGVTKATLASDGLQLAVARALAQAR
- a CDS encoding AraC family transcriptional regulator, translated to MRSGSKNNEHTAAAESCLWRMDDAAGQGHIRRMSLDEGFSLTRSYCHACREMRFYHREPGIMATFIFMLHGSLRLRHDNGGRKRELRQGDVCAFLAKDNLMQRETPAHQKMEALVVKIDRDRLAAVCDDLDMAFPTELASSAVTQHRFSTGTSLLLERLRHGFSANRTGRLLAQARTIELLADLIGDDPVLADADRRRMRDLAHYLCRHLDRDFQLRELATMSGVNRTKLNRLFRREHGTTVFEFLRREKLRRAEDYLARTDMSITEIAYATGFSSSSHFSHVFHNATGCSPRDYRRQLTR
- a CDS encoding ATP-binding cassette domain-containing protein; this encodes MDDALLSICGLEMCFGAQRIFADVDLRLNAGEIVGISAASGNGKTTLLRIIAGLESDYGGCVRHRARRIAYVFQDTRLLPWLSAEDNVALPLFKTLGRNPARERARYYLERLRLEGCRNKRPSQLSGGMAQRVGLARALAFQADLLLLDEPFSSLDDALRDHVLTLVGAELRRNNTAALFVSHQLCDLQRLTERIVTW
- a CDS encoding ABC transporter permease subunit; the protein is MKRYNLLGTLALLALWWLLARMMPPLTMASPWTAITTALRLLGDAHFLTVHLAVTLTRVSCALVLGSLGGFILGLIAGSSARIMAFLEPFRRVLTGIPGIVVAVLAMLWFGLGSRMAIFIGSVFILPVVYLNIAESLRRGDRALLDVVTVYRLPLMLRIRYLYTPLIGAALASSLTLVIGNCMRLIILAEVLGAGEGLGYLLSLAKARLDMPMLYGTVLISLLFVWSGEMLVTRLLARCVHG
- a CDS encoding MqnA/MqnD/SBP family protein; this translates as MSVRAAAVLVIVLLWITPCGAARRLNLLGAPLFESGALMLMAQEDVFARLGYETHFIPWRSPDQYRAMLLSGQADILVISALEYTRLRKALPDLNLLFSVAGTPLWLLGSAGDIRLEELRGKRLALPFRGDMPELTLRLLLRNSPVNMADVRLVSGGGAVSSAQLVMTGDADFVMIAEPLAAMMVNLSHAQNRGRPLHYALDLNRLWHQRNPQGPPLLLSHIVARDLPKAVSELFQRLYPAYVERCRNRPRQCAALFCHYFPSLSQSEVERFLATTPLRILPAAEIKAPLCRFLDLVEEASDEAL